GTCGTCGTTGACGCCGCGCACCGGGACGGCGTTGACCTTCACCGGCGCGAGCCCGGCGGCCCGCGCGGCGGCGAGGCCCGCGAACACGTCGGCGATCCGGTCCCGGCGGGTGATCGCCGCGTAGCGCTCGGGCCGCAGGGTGTCCAGGCTGACGTTCACCCGGTGCAGGCCGGCCTCGCGCAGCGCGAGGGCGGTGCGGGCCAGCCCGATGCCGTTGGTGGTGAGCGAGACCTCGGGGCCGAGTGCGGTGATCCGCCCGACCAGGTCCGGCAGGCCGCGGCGCAGCATCGGCTCGCCGCCGGTCAGCCGGACCGACGTGATGCCCAGCCGCTCGACGGCGATCCGCACCAGCCGCACCACCTCGTCGTCGCCCAGCACCTCGGCCCTGGGCAGCCAGTCCAGCCCCTCGGGCGGCATGCAGTAGGTGCAGCGCAGGTTGCAGCGGTCGGTGAGCGAGACCCGCAGGTCGGTGTGGACCCTGCCGAAGCGGTCCAGCAGCGGGCGCGGTGCGGTGTTCATCTGCCAAGTACAGGGGTGCGCGGGCCGGACCACCAGCGGCCGAACCGCCGGGGAGCCGCTCCCACCTGCGGGTTCGTGTTGTGGATTCGTACAACGTGTGGGTTCCTACCGTGCGCGGCGGGCCGACGGGCGGGCAGGCTGGGCGCATGCAGAAGACGTCCGACCCGCCCGTCGCGCAGGGGCCCGTCGTGCAGGGCCCCGTCGCCGCGCTCGTGCTCGCCGCCGGGGGTGGCCGGCGGCTCGGCGGGCGGCCCAAGGCGCTGATCCGGTACGCCGGGCGGCCGCTGGTCGAGCACGCGGTGGCCGTCGTCCGGGCCGGCGGCTGCCCGGACGTGACCGTGGTGCTGGGCGCCGAGGCGGAGCGGGTCCGCGCCACCGCCCGTCTGCCGGGCTGCCGGCTGGTGGCCAACCCGGACTGGGCGGGCGGCATGGGCTCCTCGCTGCGGGCCGGGCTGGCCGCACTTTCGCCGGGGATGTCGGCGGTGCTGGTGATGCTCGTGGACACCCCGGGCGTCACCCCGGCCGCGGTGGCCCGGCTGGTGGCCGCGCACCGGGCGGGCGCCGAGCTGGCCGCCGCGGCGTACGGCGGGCGGCGCGGGCACCCGGTGCTGATCGGTGCCCGGCACTTCGCGGAGGCGGCGGCGGGCGCGACGGGCGACGCGGGCGCGCGAGCCTTGCTGACGGCGCACGCGGACGAGCTCGCGCTGGTCGAATGCGCCGACGTCGCCGTCCCGGACGACCTCGACACCCCCGCCGACCTGGCGCGCTGGTCGGCGGGCTGACCCGTCGCCACCCGGATCGCCGTCCGGACACGTGTCCGGGTCGTCCCGTAAGGGCACCAACCGGGCGCATACCCCTGATCTGTCCCTGAGGATTGCCCCATTCCGCGCCAAGCGCCCGAGGTTTCGGGGAGCATGGGAGGCGTCCTTCCACCCGACTCGAACGGACGGAGCCCGCGATGGCCGGACTGCCCGACGACTTCACCGGACACGACCCCGCGCGGAACGGGCCGGGGACGGGCGGTGGCGCCCGGGCGATCCGCTGCCCCGCCTGCCGCCGCGAGCACCTGTACGAACCGCCGTCGCTGCCCTGCCCCTGCGGCGCCTCGCTGAAGGTGCCGCTGCTGCGCGGCGGGGTGCCGGTGCAGGTGCGGTTCCGTTCCTGGGAGGACTCCTGGCTCAGCATGCGCTGCCCGCACTGCGGCCGCTCCGACCAGTGGCCGCAGCCCGAGTTCACCTGCAACTGCGGCGCCACCGTCCGCCTGCCGGTGGACCGCACGACCCGCCTCGGCAGCGGCACGACCGGCCCGCTCGGCACCACGGCCCCGCTCGGCACCGCCGGCCCGCTCGGCACCGCCGGCCCGCAGGCCAGTCGCCCCCATCCGGCCCACCCGATGGGCGCGCCGGTGCCCGCCCCGCCCGGCGGCAGCGGCCAGGCCAAGCCGTTCCGCGGGCGCCAGCCGTTCCGCCCGCACCCGGTGCGCACCTCGCAGGACGCGGTGTTCACCGCCGCCCGCTACCTGGAGTGGCTGGGCTTCGACGACCTGGAGCTGACGGAGGCCCAGGAGCGCGACGGCGTCACCCTGCTGGGCAGCCGGATGGTGGCCCAGGTGGACACCTGGACCGAGCCCGCCGACGTGAAGTCGGTGGAGTGCCTGTGGCTGCAGACCCTGCACGCCGAGGAGATGGCCGCCGCGATGTTCACCCTGGCCGGCTACTCCCACCAGGCCACCGTGCGCGGCGAGCAGTTGCTGGTCGCCCTGTTCAGCCTGGACCTGGCGGGCGTCCCGCAGCCCGCGAACGGCGCCGCCGAGGCGCTGATGGAGACCGGCTGGACGTCCTGACCGCACGCGCCGCACGGGATCGAATCCTCCGCGAGCGCAACAACCTGCGCTCGTGATCTGGTGCACAAGCTCACCCCCGTGTTGAATTGCCGCCACAGCGCGGGCCTTTGCCCTGCCGCCGGCATGGGGAGCCGGCGGCCGGGCCCTTGGGCGGGCCTGCGTCCTGCTGGATGGCGCACACAAGGAGGTGGCGTTGTCGGAGCACGGATGGGGCCCGAGCGGGCCGGACGCGCAGGGGCGGGCGGTGCCGCAGGAGCCGGGGGACACCGTGTGGCGACTGCGGTCCCGGGGGTGCTGGCAGGAGGCCGCCGAACTGCTGCGACCGGAAGCCGACCACGACCCGGCGACGGCCCTCGGCAGGGCCGAACTCCTCATAGAGCAGTGCCTGTTCACCGCCGCGCACTGGACCCAGGCGGAGCAGGCGCTGCGGCTCGCCGAGGCCGTGGTGACCAGCACCGAGCAGCGCGCCTCCGCCGCCTGCGCCCGCGGCTTCCTCGCGTACCTGGCCAGCGTGCTCGGCCCGCGGGACCGGCTGGACGAGGCGCAGGCGGCGTTCGGCCGCGCCTCGGCGCTGCTGCCGCCGGACGCCCCCGGCCGTCCGCTGCTGGACTTCCGGCGCGGCCTGGTCGCGGAGAACCTGCTGCGGGACCGCAGCGCCGCCTGGATCGCCTACCGCCGGGCGCACGACGGCGCGGGCGAAAGCGGGGACGAGCTGCTGCGCTCGTACACCTGGCGGCACCTGGCCGCGCTGGCGCTGGCGCGCGGGGACCGCGGCCACGCGCGCGAGGGCTTCGACGCCTCGCTGCGACTGCGCGAGCAACTCGGCTTCACGGTGGGGGTCGCGCCCGCGCTGGCCGCGCTGGCGGAGGTGTCCGAACCGGCCGAGGCGGCGCGGCTGCGCGCCGAGGCGGCCCGGCTGGTGCATGCGCTGGGCGGCGTACCGGTGTGGCTCGCGCGCCAGCTGAGCGCCGTTCACGCGCCGGCGCCTCCCCCGGACGGGCGCATCGGACACGAGACCCGGGGAACAATCAGCTAAGGTGAGGCTAACCTGACTGGGGGGAGCAGCACCCCAGCCGGGTCGCCTTGCCGTTCCCGGGCTCCGCCACGCCCCGGTCCGGCCGGGCCCACCGGTGCCCGTCGACGACCCGATCCCGCCGACGGAAGCCCCGGCCGGGCCCGCCGGGCAGTCGACCCGCGGGGCCGGGTCGACCCGATGGGGCCCGCCCATGACAGCGAGCAGCACGAGCGCGAGCAGCACCCGGCCCGGCCCCGCGCCGTGCGCCCCGCGCACCGCGCCGGACTCCCCCGCCCCCTGCACCACCTCGTACCACCGGCTCGACGCCCTCGCCCCCGTCCTGCGGGTGCGGTGCGCCCGGCCCCGCCGCGGCCGCGGCTGGATCCCCGCCGCCGACCTGGCCGCCCGGCCCGAGGCGGTGCGCGAGCTGATCGTCCACGACGCCCGGCAGGGCCTGGCCCGGTACGGGCGGCCGCTGCGCCCGGACGTGGCGGCAGGCTTCGGCCTGCACCGCTTCGCCTGGCCGGTCTCGCTGCTGTTCACGGTGCCGTGGTTCCTGGAGCGGCGCGTCCCGCTGCTCACCCCCACGGACGTCTCGCTGCGCCGCCGCTCCGGCGAGGGCGAACTGACGGTCCGCCCGGGCGATTTCGTGTGCCTGCCGGACGACCCGGCCGCCGGGCTGGCGCTGGCCCGCACGGTCCCGTGCGAGGCCGCGCTGGCCGCCGAACTCCGGTGTGCGCTGGGTGAGTTCCTGGCGCCGGTGCTGGCCGCGTTCCGTCCGGAGGTGCGACGCGGGCCGCGGGTGCTGTGGGCGATGGCCACCGACGCGGCGGTCGAGGGGCTCTGGTACGTCGGGGGGCTGCTCGGCGAGGAGGAACGGGCGCGGGCCGAACTGTCCGCCCTGCTGGCGCCGGCCGCCGCTCCGGCTCCCTTCGCCCCCGGGGCCGGCTTCGCCGGCCGTGCCGACGGCCTCGGCGACGCTCCGGGTACCGACCGGGTGCGGGCCAGTTGCTGCCTCGTGTACACCGCGGAGCCCGCGGACATGTGCCGCGGCTGCCCGCGCGTCACGCGACGTTGACGAAAACACATGCGAGAAGGACGCCGGAACGTCCGGAATCCGCGGGAATAGTCCGCTTCAAATTCATACGACAATGCGAATGGCCAAGAGTCAGAAATACCTCTCAGCAGTGCATTGACTGCGAATCAGGCTTACTCATGCCGGGCATCCGCCATGATGGTCCCCGCCATCACGACGCAGGAACGCGACGCAGGAAAGCGAGGCTGGTTCCGGCGATGAAATTGTCCGACATACCGCTCGGCTGGGCCGTCACCGGAGGCGCGGCGCTGCTGGTCACCGCACTCCTGGTGGCCCTGGCCCGGAACCGGGGCTCCTCCGCAGCCGGGGGCACGGATTCCTGGGAGCGTTCCGAGGATCGACGCCGCCGCAAGGAATCCCTGTACGGCGCCGCCTCGTACACACTGCTGTTCTGCTGCGCCGCCGTCGCCGCCGCACTCTCCTTCCACGGCCTGGTCGGATTCGGGGTGCAGAACCTCGACCTCTCCGGCGGCTGGGAGTACCTGGTGCCGTTCGGACTCGACGGTGCGGCGATGTTCTGCTCGGTGCTCGCCGTCCGCGAGGCCAGCCACGGCGACGCCGCCCTCGGCTCGCGGCTGCTGGTCTGGCTGTTCGCCGGCGCGTCCGCCTGGTTCAACTGGGTGCACGCCCCGCGCGGTTTCGGGCACGCCGGCGCCCCGCAGTTCTTCGCCGGGATGTCCCTCTCCGCGGCCGTGCTGTTCGACCGCGCGCTCAAGCAGACCCGCCGGGCCGCCCTGCGCGAGCAGGGGCTCGTCCCCCGGCCGCTGCCGCAGATCCGTATCGTCCGGTGGCTGCGCGCCCCGCGCGAGACCTACGCGGCCTGGTCGTTGATGCTCCTGGAGGGCGTCCGCAGCCTCGACGAGGCGGTGGACGAGGTCCGCGAGGACCGGCGTGAGAAGGCGCGGGAGAAGGAACGCCGCCGACTCGCCGGGCGCCGCGAGCGGGCGGAGATCCGGGCGATCAGCCGCAGCAACGGCGCCTGGCGCCAACGCGAGGGCGGCGTCCGCCAGTTGGAGTCCGGTTCGGAGCCCGCCATAGCCGGCCGGCTCGGGGCGGAGCGGCCCGCCGGACCGCGCGAGGTCGAAGGCGCGGCCGAGAGCGCGGCGGCGCAGCCCGGCCCCCCGGCCCGGCCGCAGCGGCACACCATCGACCTCACGCTCGACGAGGACACCGTGACGCTGCCCCGGCTGGACTCGCTGGAGCGCAAACTGAAGGACCTGGAACAGCAGTTGGGGTAGCCGGGACTACGCGGCCGCCGTCCCGCTGAGCTCGAACCACATCCGCTTGCCGGAGCCGCGCGGCTCGACGCCCCAGGCGTCCGCCAGCGCCTCCACCAGCATCAGCCCGCGCCCGGAGGAGGCCTGTTCCCCCGGTGTGCGGCGGGTCGGCCAGAGGTCCGACTCGTCCTCCACCTCGACCCGCAGCCGGGCCCTGCCGCCGGCGGAGTCCGGCTCCCGGTAGAGCCGGGCGGTGAACATGGCGTCCCGGTCGGTGTGCCGAATGGCGTTGGTGACCAGCTCGGAGGAGAGCAGTTCGGCGGTGTCGATGAACTCGGCGACGCCCCAGCGGCGCAGCGCGTCGCGCAGCTCGGCCCGGACCTCGGAGATGCGGGCGAGGTCGGCCTGGCCGATGCGGCGGCGCAGCTGCTGGGCGGCCAGGCCGCCCTCCGGGCCGTCCCAGCGCAGGAGCAGCAGCGCTATGTCGTCCTCGCGCTCACTGGAGTCGGCGGCCTGGGAGGCGATCCGGTCGGCCAGGCTCTCCAGCGGGTCGCGGGCCGCCTCCCCGGCGGGCGGCAGCGGCTCGGCGAGCGTCCGGGTGAGCCGGGCGATGCCGTCGTCCAGGTCCATGCCGCGGGCCTCGACCAGCCCGTCCGTACAGAGCAGCACCGTCTCGCCCGGGTCCAGACTGAACCGGGTGACCCGGTACTCCTGGTCGGGGTCGATGCCGAGCGGCAGGCCGCCGGCCACCGGCACGGTGGTGGCGGTGCCGTCCGAACGGCGGACCACCGGGTCGAGGTGGCCGGCCCGGACGGCGTAGACCACGCCGTAGTCCACGTTGACCTCGGCGTAGGTGCAGGTCGCGAAGTGGTCGGTGTCGAGGTCGGCGAGGAAGCGGGAGGCGCGGGCCATCACGGCGGCCGGCGGGTGCCCCTCGGCCGCGTAGGCGCGCAGCGCGATCCGCAGCTGGCCCATGATCCCTGCGGCGTGCACGTCGTGGCCCTGGACGTCGCCGATCACCAGACCGACGTGCCCGCCGGGCAACGGCACGACGTCGTACCAGTCGCCGCCGATCTGCAGGCCGGAGCCGGCCGCCAGGTAGCGCACGGCCGTGGTGACGCCCGGCACGGACGGCACCGTGCGCGGCAGCATCACCCGCTGGAGCCCGGCCGCCAGCTCGTGCTCGGCGTCGTGCAGCCGGGCCCGGGCCAGCGACTGAGCGACCAGGCCGCCCAGCGTGGTCAGCAGGGTGCGCTCGTCGGCGTCCAGCTCGCGCTCGTCGTCGAAGCTGACCACGCAGACGCCGATCGCCCGGCCGCTGGCCACCAGTGGCAGGTACGCCCAGGAGCCGCGGCCGTTGCGGCTGGTCGGCTCCCACACCTCGGGGTAGCCCTCGCGGTACTCCTCACGCGTCGAGATGAAGACCGGCGCCCGGTGCCGCAGCGCCTCCGCGGCCGGGTGGCCGGCGGGCAGCAGGGTGCGGTCCCAGATGGAGAGCGAGCCGGGCCGGTAGCCGGAGGCGCCGAGGATCTGCGCCCGGCCGGCCTCGAAGGCGGCCAGCACCAGGCCGTCCGGCGGCAGGCCGGGCAGCGGCAACTCGGTGAAGACCCGGGCGACGTCGCGGACGGTGACCGCCTCGGAGAGGGCGCGCGCGGCCTCCTTGATGAACCGGGAGCGCTCCTCGCGCAGCAGGGCGAGCCGGTCGGCGCGGTCGCGCTTGTGCAGCTCGACGGTGGCGTCCCAGACGAAACCGACCATCCGGGAGGCGCGGCCGAAGGCGTCCGCGAGCACCCGGCCGCGGAAGCGCACGGCGCGCATGGTGCCGTTCGGCCCGACCGCGCGGTAGTACGCGCCGCACTGGCCCAGCTCGGCCACCGCGCGCTCGACCCGGCGGCGCACCACCGGAGCGTCCTCGGGGTGCAGCAGGGTCAGGAAGGAGGAGGCGGTGCAGTCGAAGCGGACCTTGTCCACGGCGTCCAGGCCCATGATCGCGCACGCCCGCTGGTCGCCCTCCAGCACGTCGCGGCGGATGTCCCAGTCGAACGAGCCGATGCCGTTGGCGGCCATCGCGGGCTCCAGCCAGTCCGGCATGGAGTCCCCGGAGGCGGGCGGCAGGCCCCCGGACAGCACCGGCGCCAG
The nucleotide sequence above comes from Streptomyces kaniharaensis. Encoded proteins:
- a CDS encoding (2Fe-2S)-binding protein gives rise to the protein MTASSTSASSTRPGPAPCAPRTAPDSPAPCTTSYHRLDALAPVLRVRCARPRRGRGWIPAADLAARPEAVRELIVHDARQGLARYGRPLRPDVAAGFGLHRFAWPVSLLFTVPWFLERRVPLLTPTDVSLRRRSGEGELTVRPGDFVCLPDDPAAGLALARTVPCEAALAAELRCALGEFLAPVLAAFRPEVRRGPRVLWAMATDAAVEGLWYVGGLLGEEERARAELSALLAPAAAPAPFAPGAGFAGRADGLGDAPGTDRVRASCCLVYTAEPADMCRGCPRVTRR
- a CDS encoding nucleotidyltransferase family protein → MQKTSDPPVAQGPVVQGPVAALVLAAGGGRRLGGRPKALIRYAGRPLVEHAVAVVRAGGCPDVTVVLGAEAERVRATARLPGCRLVANPDWAGGMGSSLRAGLAALSPGMSAVLVMLVDTPGVTPAAVARLVAAHRAGAELAAAAYGGRRGHPVLIGARHFAEAAAGATGDAGARALLTAHADELALVECADVAVPDDLDTPADLARWSAG
- a CDS encoding SpoIIE family protein phosphatase; this translates as MPTEPESPGPALPPGASTAAQPATPSAGIPAPATGRAQPPARPVRRHPLRAAPGLAAHRLAPVLSGGLPPASGDSMPDWLEPAMAANGIGSFDWDIRRDVLEGDQRACAIMGLDAVDKVRFDCTASSFLTLLHPEDAPVVRRRVERAVAELGQCGAYYRAVGPNGTMRAVRFRGRVLADAFGRASRMVGFVWDATVELHKRDRADRLALLREERSRFIKEAARALSEAVTVRDVARVFTELPLPGLPPDGLVLAAFEAGRAQILGASGYRPGSLSIWDRTLLPAGHPAAEALRHRAPVFISTREEYREGYPEVWEPTSRNGRGSWAYLPLVASGRAIGVCVVSFDDERELDADERTLLTTLGGLVAQSLARARLHDAEHELAAGLQRVMLPRTVPSVPGVTTAVRYLAAGSGLQIGGDWYDVVPLPGGHVGLVIGDVQGHDVHAAGIMGQLRIALRAYAAEGHPPAAVMARASRFLADLDTDHFATCTYAEVNVDYGVVYAVRAGHLDPVVRRSDGTATTVPVAGGLPLGIDPDQEYRVTRFSLDPGETVLLCTDGLVEARGMDLDDGIARLTRTLAEPLPPAGEAARDPLESLADRIASQAADSSEREDDIALLLLRWDGPEGGLAAQQLRRRIGQADLARISEVRAELRDALRRWGVAEFIDTAELLSSELVTNAIRHTDRDAMFTARLYREPDSAGGRARLRVEVEDESDLWPTRRTPGEQASSGRGLMLVEALADAWGVEPRGSGKRMWFELSGTAAA
- the moaA gene encoding GTP 3',8-cyclase MoaA codes for the protein MNTAPRPLLDRFGRVHTDLRVSLTDRCNLRCTYCMPPEGLDWLPRAEVLGDDEVVRLVRIAVERLGITSVRLTGGEPMLRRGLPDLVGRITALGPEVSLTTNGIGLARTALALREAGLHRVNVSLDTLRPERYAAITRRDRIADVFAGLAAARAAGLAPVKVNAVPVRGVNDDEIVPLAEFAAAHGYRMRFIESMPLDAQGSWNRATMVTADEILAVLGERFDLVPVGRHGNAPAEEWRIAGTDTVVGVIASVTRPFCGGCDRVRLTADGQLRNCLFATEESDLRALLRGGADDDRIEAAWKAAIAGKGPGHAIGSADFVRPERPMSAIGG
- a CDS encoding DUF2637 domain-containing protein, producing the protein MKLSDIPLGWAVTGGAALLVTALLVALARNRGSSAAGGTDSWERSEDRRRRKESLYGAASYTLLFCCAAVAAALSFHGLVGFGVQNLDLSGGWEYLVPFGLDGAAMFCSVLAVREASHGDAALGSRLLVWLFAGASAWFNWVHAPRGFGHAGAPQFFAGMSLSAAVLFDRALKQTRRAALREQGLVPRPLPQIRIVRWLRAPRETYAAWSLMLLEGVRSLDEAVDEVREDRREKAREKERRRLAGRRERAEIRAISRSNGAWRQREGGVRQLESGSEPAIAGRLGAERPAGPREVEGAAESAAAQPGPPARPQRHTIDLTLDEDTVTLPRLDSLERKLKDLEQQLG